In Methylomonas sp. ZR1, one DNA window encodes the following:
- a CDS encoding ScpA family protein → MNEVALPVEAALPPLALVQGQPYQDLPEDLYIPPDALEVFLDAFEGPLDLLLYLIRRQNLDILDIPIAQITRQYIAYIDMMENLRLELAAEYLVMAALLAEIKSRMLLPRQPESEEEEEDPRAFLIRKLQEYEAIKKVAEEIDQLPRNERDTFEFGVDTSTVDVQQILPDVQLKELLLAFQDILKRAERLTHHQITKEPLSVRERMAAILEKLNGANQLHFAACFTRSEGKNGVVVAFLAILELSKERIIDIFQSEPYAGIQVRIRLDSGTGD, encoded by the coding sequence TTGAACGAAGTAGCATTACCGGTTGAAGCCGCGCTGCCGCCTCTGGCGCTGGTGCAAGGCCAGCCTTATCAGGATTTACCGGAAGATCTTTACATCCCGCCGGATGCGCTGGAAGTGTTTCTGGATGCGTTCGAAGGGCCGTTGGATTTGCTGTTGTATTTGATTCGCCGGCAGAATCTGGATATTCTCGACATCCCCATCGCCCAGATTACCCGGCAATATATCGCCTACATCGACATGATGGAAAATTTGCGTCTGGAGCTGGCCGCCGAATATTTGGTGATGGCCGCGCTGCTGGCGGAGATCAAATCGCGGATGCTGCTGCCCCGACAGCCGGAAAGCGAAGAGGAAGAAGAGGACCCCAGAGCATTTTTGATTCGCAAATTGCAGGAATACGAAGCGATCAAAAAAGTAGCCGAAGAAATCGACCAGCTGCCCCGAAACGAGCGCGATACCTTCGAATTCGGCGTGGATACTTCAACCGTGGATGTACAGCAAATTTTGCCGGATGTGCAACTCAAGGAACTGCTGCTGGCCTTCCAGGACATTTTGAAGCGCGCCGAGAGGCTTACCCATCATCAAATAACCAAAGAACCCCTATCAGTCCGTGAACGAATGGCAGCCATTTTGGAAAAACTTAACGGAGCAAATCAGCTCCATTTCGCAGCGTGTTTTACCCGAAGTGAAGGAAAAAACGGAGTGGTTGTCGCGTTTCTTGCCATCCTTGAACTCTCCAAGGAACGCATCATCGACATCTTCCAATCCGAACCCTACGCCGGCATCCAGGTCAGAATCCGCCTCGATAGCGGCACCGGCGACTGA
- the scpB gene encoding SMC-Scp complex subunit ScpB — MRFPAIWVSAPRVAVVHIQEPSKPVVLPTSPRHAVRLQSDWRSSWQAPVPVAAAVSEARRATRLPQRWAEIIRASTYEPIVVERHRLQPDIIKECDMNTKRIVEAILFAANRPMTIRQIQETFPELEQPDTLSVQMALDEIARDYADRPIGLRQLASGYRFQVREGLSPYVTRLFEEKPARYSRALLETLAIIAYRQPVTRGEIEDIRGVSVSSSIIQTLLEREWIRVIAHKEVPGRPALFGTTKQFLDYFNLTSLSELPTLEEIVNFDFGNSPQPQPEQDHSERPQTAEIQQPVSPAGQTDPETAAAETEFDSQAEAGLGAEKLTLH, encoded by the coding sequence GTGCGCTTTCCGGCTATCTGGGTTAGCGCGCCGCGCGTCGCGGTTGTTCACATCCAAGAACCAAGCAAGCCGGTGGTTTTGCCAACGTCCCCTAGGCACGCGGTGCGCTTACAGTCGGATTGGCGGAGTAGTTGGCAAGCACCCGTACCGGTGGCTGCAGCCGTTAGCGAGGCTAGGCGCGCAACCCGTTTACCGCAGCGTTGGGCCGAGATTATTCGCGCCAGCACCTACGAACCCATCGTGGTCGAACGCCACCGACTACAGCCCGACATAATTAAAGAGTGCGACATGAACACCAAGCGCATCGTGGAAGCCATTTTGTTCGCCGCCAATCGGCCAATGACGATCAGGCAGATTCAGGAAACTTTTCCTGAACTGGAGCAACCCGATACCTTGTCGGTGCAAATGGCCCTGGATGAAATCGCCCGCGATTACGCCGATAGGCCGATCGGCCTCCGGCAATTGGCCAGCGGCTACCGGTTTCAGGTGCGCGAAGGCTTGTCGCCGTATGTCACCCGCTTGTTCGAGGAAAAACCCGCGCGATATTCGCGGGCACTTTTAGAAACATTGGCTATCATCGCCTATCGCCAGCCGGTGACGCGCGGTGAAATCGAAGACATCCGCGGCGTCAGTGTCAGCAGTTCCATCATTCAAACCCTATTGGAGCGCGAGTGGATTCGCGTCATCGCCCATAAGGAAGTACCGGGTCGGCCGGCCTTGTTCGGCACCACCAAGCAATTTCTGGATTATTTCAATTTAACCTCATTGAGCGAATTACCGACGCTGGAAGAAATCGTCAATTTCGATTTCGGCAATTCGCCGCAACCGCAACCCGAGCAGGACCATAGTGAAAGACCGCAAACCGCCGAGATCCAACAACCCGTCAGCCCCGCAGGACAAACGGACCCAGAAACCGCAGCAGCGGAAACCGAGTTCGACTCACAAGCCGAAGCCGGCCTCGGCGCCGAAAAGCTCACCCTCCACTAA
- the rluB gene encoding 23S rRNA pseudouridine(2605) synthase RluB, whose translation MQKLLARAGVGSRREIERWIEEGKLIVNGNPVQPGYHLKPDDHLQINGRVVKWEKYAEQPTRVLVYHKPVGELVTRRDPEGRPVIFTQLPRLQVGRWIAVGRLDINTSGLILVTNNGELANRLMHPSQEVEREYAVRILGEVDDAMLARLKQGVELDDGPAHFEDVSFYAGEGANKWFYATVKQGRNRLVRRLWESQGVKVSRLIRVRYGDVGLPERVRAHSFYELEAKELAALMEFVGL comes from the coding sequence ATCCAGAAACTGCTGGCGCGGGCCGGCGTGGGCTCTCGGCGGGAAATCGAGCGCTGGATAGAAGAAGGCAAACTGATCGTCAATGGTAATCCGGTACAGCCGGGTTACCACTTAAAGCCGGACGACCATCTGCAAATCAACGGCCGGGTCGTGAAATGGGAAAAATACGCCGAGCAACCGACCCGCGTATTGGTTTATCACAAACCGGTCGGCGAACTGGTCACCCGCCGCGATCCGGAAGGCCGGCCGGTAATCTTTACCCAACTGCCGCGCCTGCAGGTCGGCCGCTGGATCGCGGTCGGCCGGCTGGACATCAACACCTCCGGCCTGATTTTAGTCACCAATAACGGCGAACTCGCCAACCGCTTGATGCACCCATCCCAGGAAGTCGAGCGCGAATACGCGGTGCGGATCTTGGGCGAAGTCGATGACGCGATGCTGGCGCGCCTGAAACAAGGCGTGGAACTGGACGACGGGCCGGCGCATTTCGAAGACGTCAGCTTTTACGCCGGCGAAGGCGCCAACAAATGGTTTTACGCCACGGTGAAACAGGGGCGGAATCGTTTGGTAAGGCGCTTGTGGGAATCGCAGGGGGTTAAAGTCAGCCGCTTGATCCGGGTCCGCTACGGCGATGTCGGTTTGCCGGAGCGAGTCAGGGCGCATTCGTTTTATGAGCTGGAAGCTAAGGAATTGGCGGCGTTGATGGAGTTTGTGGGTTTGTAG
- a CDS encoding error-prone DNA polymerase has translation MACSDEASTPNIGFAELHCLSNFSFLRGASHPEELVEEAARLGYQALALTDECSLAGVVRAHLAAKKHHIKLIIGSEFVLDDGLKLLLLATDRASYGNLSAFITLARRQAEKGHYRLTRTDLAEHFPQGCLAIWLTNDCYREEDGYWLKQLFAGDLWLGIGLFLSGRDEDYCQQAQATARRLDMPIVACNDVHMHRRSRQALQDTLTAIRLDQPLSQLGYALFANGERHLRPLSRQAELYPSEWLQQSLVIAERCHFSLDELRYEYPQELVPDGYTPTSWLRHLTETGIRKRWPHGEPAKVRQQIEHELALIADLAYEPYFLTVDDIVRYARKQGILCQGRGSAANSAVCFCLGITEVDPSRMNLLFERFLSRERNEPPDIDVDFEHERREQVIQYIYRKYGRHRAALAATVITYRSRSAVRDVGKALGLNLAQVERLADSVDRWDGYQLMPESLKECGFDPDSPIVQRLALLVEQIKGFPRHLSQHVGGFVIARDELSRLVPVENAAMADRTVIQWEKDDLEAMGLLKVDVLALGMLSAIRKALEYLGQYCRPPQHQYPFVEENCRNALSRRERDGVREYSNHNHRPHPNLLPEGEGTVSTFITPTEETGSPNIPWTLADIPAEDPAVYQMLQQADSIGVFQVESRAQMTMLPRLKPANYYDLVIEIAIVRPGPIQGEMVHPYLARRKGLEPVEYPSPEVQAVLERTLGIPIFQEQVMQLAMVAAGFTADEADQLRRAMAAWKRKGGLEPFERKLLDGMRVRGYSQAFAQRIFQQIKGFGDYGFPESHSASFALLAYVSAWLKRHHPAAFCCALLNSQPMGFYGPSQLVQDARRHGVEVRPVDVQASLSECSLEFPANAAPALRLGFNQVKGLSPIAAAKIVQARGRQAFANVIDLAARAVLDRQDLEHLAAADALKTLAGNRHRAFWAAGGVESATPVFGMPVIAEAAPLLKPPKPGQEVLADYASTRLSLREHPLALLRERLRRRGVTTAVSLWQRRNGSIAQVAGLVICRQRPMTASGVTFVTLEDETGQVNLVVWPATALAQRKPLLKARLLSVTGTIQQDDGVLHLVAGKLEDWSSWIGDLASKSRDFH, from the coding sequence ATGGCTTGTTCGGATGAGGCCTCCACACCCAACATCGGCTTTGCGGAATTGCATTGCCTGTCCAACTTTAGTTTTCTGCGCGGCGCCTCGCATCCGGAAGAACTAGTCGAGGAAGCCGCCCGCCTGGGTTACCAGGCACTGGCACTGACCGACGAATGCTCGCTGGCCGGCGTGGTAAGAGCGCATCTGGCCGCTAAGAAACACCATATCAAACTGATCATCGGCAGCGAGTTTGTCTTGGACGACGGTCTGAAATTGCTCTTGCTGGCCACTGACAGGGCCAGCTACGGCAACCTGTCCGCTTTTATCACCCTGGCCCGCCGCCAAGCCGAAAAAGGCCACTATCGGCTAACCAGGACCGATTTGGCCGAACACTTTCCGCAAGGTTGTCTGGCGATCTGGCTAACCAACGACTGTTACCGGGAAGAAGATGGCTATTGGTTGAAACAGTTATTTGCCGGCGATTTATGGCTGGGGATCGGCCTGTTTCTATCCGGCCGCGACGAAGACTATTGCCAGCAGGCGCAAGCTACCGCCCGACGCTTAGACATGCCAATTGTCGCCTGCAACGACGTGCACATGCATCGCCGCTCGCGCCAAGCCTTACAGGATACACTGACCGCGATCCGCCTTGACCAGCCCTTATCGCAACTGGGCTATGCCTTGTTCGCTAACGGCGAACGGCATTTACGCCCGCTATCCCGGCAGGCCGAGCTGTATCCGTCTGAATGGCTGCAACAATCCTTGGTTATCGCCGAGCGCTGCCACTTTTCGTTGGACGAGTTGCGCTACGAATATCCGCAAGAACTGGTGCCGGATGGGTATACGCCCACTTCCTGGCTGCGGCATTTGACCGAAACCGGCATCCGCAAACGCTGGCCGCATGGCGAGCCGGCAAAAGTTCGTCAACAAATCGAACACGAGCTGGCACTGATCGCCGACTTGGCTTACGAGCCGTATTTTTTGACCGTGGATGACATCGTCCGATACGCCCGGAAACAAGGCATACTCTGCCAAGGCCGCGGCTCGGCGGCTAATTCGGCGGTGTGCTTTTGTTTGGGGATTACCGAAGTCGATCCGAGCCGGATGAACCTATTATTCGAACGTTTTTTGTCTCGTGAGCGCAACGAACCGCCGGACATTGATGTCGATTTCGAGCACGAACGCCGCGAGCAAGTGATTCAATATATCTATCGAAAATACGGCCGGCATCGCGCCGCGCTGGCCGCCACGGTGATTACCTACCGCAGCCGCAGCGCGGTGCGCGACGTCGGCAAGGCCCTGGGTTTGAACTTGGCGCAAGTCGAACGCCTGGCCGATAGCGTGGATCGTTGGGACGGCTATCAATTGATGCCGGAGTCTTTAAAAGAATGCGGCTTCGACCCGGACAGCCCCATCGTGCAACGCTTGGCGCTGCTGGTCGAGCAAATCAAAGGCTTTCCTCGCCATCTGTCGCAGCACGTCGGCGGCTTCGTCATCGCTCGCGACGAATTATCCAGATTGGTGCCGGTGGAAAATGCCGCCATGGCTGATCGTACCGTGATTCAATGGGAAAAAGACGATCTGGAAGCGATGGGCTTGTTGAAGGTCGATGTACTGGCGTTGGGCATGCTCAGTGCGATTCGTAAAGCGCTGGAGTATCTTGGTCAATATTGCCGTCCGCCCCAGCACCAATATCCCTTTGTTGAAGAAAATTGCAGAAACGCCCTCTCCCGCCGGGAGAGGGATGGGGTGAGGGAATATTCAAACCATAACCACCGCCCTCATCCTAACCTTCTCCCGGAGGGAGAAGGGACTGTTTCGACTTTTATCACCCCTACCGAAGAAACAGGCTCACCCAACATCCCCTGGACTTTAGCCGACATTCCCGCCGAAGACCCGGCGGTTTACCAAATGCTGCAACAAGCCGACAGCATCGGCGTGTTCCAAGTCGAGTCGCGGGCGCAAATGACCATGCTGCCGCGCCTGAAGCCGGCCAATTATTACGATCTGGTCATCGAAATCGCCATCGTCCGCCCCGGCCCGATTCAGGGGGAAATGGTGCATCCATACCTGGCCCGGCGCAAAGGCTTGGAGCCCGTGGAGTACCCCAGCCCGGAAGTCCAAGCCGTGCTGGAACGTACACTGGGCATCCCGATTTTTCAGGAACAAGTCATGCAACTGGCCATGGTCGCGGCCGGTTTCACTGCCGACGAAGCCGACCAACTTCGCCGAGCGATGGCAGCCTGGAAACGCAAGGGCGGCCTGGAACCGTTCGAGCGCAAATTGCTGGACGGCATGCGAGTGCGCGGTTATAGCCAGGCGTTCGCCCAACGGATATTTCAGCAGATCAAAGGCTTTGGGGATTACGGTTTCCCAGAATCGCATTCCGCCAGCTTTGCCTTGCTGGCTTATGTGTCGGCCTGGTTGAAACGCCATCATCCGGCGGCGTTTTGTTGCGCCTTGCTGAACAGTCAACCGATGGGTTTTTACGGGCCGTCGCAATTGGTGCAAGACGCCCGCCGCCATGGCGTAGAAGTGCGCCCGGTGGATGTGCAAGCCAGTCTCAGCGAATGCTCGTTGGAGTTTCCCGCCAACGCCGCACCGGCCTTGCGTTTGGGTTTTAATCAAGTCAAAGGTTTATCGCCAATAGCGGCGGCCAAGATTGTCCAGGCCCGCGGCCGACAAGCATTTGCCAATGTCATTGACCTTGCCGCACGCGCGGTTCTGGATCGGCAAGATTTGGAACACCTGGCGGCAGCAGATGCGTTAAAAACCCTGGCCGGCAACCGGCACCGCGCCTTCTGGGCCGCCGGCGGCGTCGAATCGGCCACGCCGGTATTTGGCATGCCGGTGATTGCCGAAGCCGCGCCGTTGTTAAAACCGCCCAAGCCAGGTCAAGAAGTACTGGCCGATTACGCCAGCACCCGGCTCAGCCTGCGCGAACACCCGCTGGCCCTGCTGCGCGAGCGCTTGCGCCGCCGCGGCGTCACTACCGCCGTTTCCTTATGGCAACGGCGTAACGGCAGCATCGCTCAAGTTGCAGGTTTGGTGATCTGCCGGCAACGGCCGATGACCGCATCCGGCGTGACTTTTGTGACACTGGAAGACGAAACCGGCCAAGTCAACCTGGTAGTCTGGCCCGCCACTGCCCTGGCCCAGCGCAAACCCTTGCTCAAAGCTCGTCTGTTGTCGGTAACCGGCACCATCCAGCAAGATGACGGCGTGTTGCATCTGGTCGCCGGGAAGTTGGAGGATTGGAGTAGCTGGATCGGCGACTTGGCGAGTAAATCCAGGGATTTTCATTAA
- a CDS encoding DNA polymerase Y family protein has protein sequence MAATARALSPTPPERIGTLVKPNSANSQLWLCAYFPDLALTTLHLDLNQAVASAMSYKGQTRLHTVSAPARQAGVEPGMTPAAALALCPGLSIHNRDPFAERQALQQLAEIALDFSPWVSLDQPDCLLLEIRSCLTLFGGVESLRDKLKTVWQSSGHRPSIAISPAPTASVLLTKLGQETIVIDRQALRSALGPLPIAALALEDKILHRLSRTGIRQLTDLWRLPRDGLAKRYGATLLQQLDRLAGQQTQILQAFHRPPRFQASREMPIELERIEHFFPAIEQLAGEFAAFLKTRDATTLGITLELLHHGRPATFFVLDFRAGNRNPKHWCDLLYEKLERSPLPAPVLAITLLSAAIVPFQPERFSLFDDHEKPDSDAEWQAVLDQLQARLGHQALKFPGAQADHRPERAMTVAPNQLTANPDLAPRPLWLLTNPEPVRLSGLSLLSLAERIESGWWDDQPIRRDYHSAQDISGRRLWIYRDLNAKQQWFVHGLFG, from the coding sequence ATGGCTGCCACCGCCAGGGCGCTATCGCCAACGCCGCCAGAGCGAATCGGCACACTCGTAAAGCCCAATTCGGCCAACAGCCAACTTTGGCTATGCGCCTATTTTCCTGACTTGGCTTTGACTACACTGCATCTGGATTTAAATCAGGCCGTCGCCAGTGCTATGTCCTACAAAGGCCAGACTCGTCTACATACGGTCTCGGCGCCAGCCCGGCAAGCCGGCGTCGAACCGGGCATGACTCCCGCCGCCGCTTTAGCCCTATGTCCCGGCCTGAGCATTCATAACCGCGACCCGTTCGCCGAACGCCAGGCATTACAACAACTTGCCGAAATTGCGCTGGATTTCAGCCCCTGGGTCAGCCTGGATCAGCCGGACTGCCTGCTGCTGGAAATTCGTTCCTGTCTGACCCTGTTCGGCGGCGTGGAAAGTTTAAGAGACAAGCTAAAAACGGTATGGCAAAGCAGCGGACATCGGCCGTCGATTGCCATCAGCCCCGCGCCTACAGCCAGCGTATTGCTAACCAAACTTGGTCAGGAAACAATCGTCATCGACCGACAAGCCTTGCGCTCGGCACTGGGCCCACTGCCCATCGCCGCGCTAGCGCTGGAGGATAAAATCTTGCATCGGCTATCGCGCACCGGCATCCGCCAACTCACCGACCTGTGGCGACTGCCGCGCGACGGTTTAGCCAAGCGCTATGGTGCTACCTTGTTGCAACAACTGGACAGACTTGCCGGTCAGCAAACTCAAATTTTACAGGCTTTCCATAGGCCGCCGCGCTTCCAGGCCAGCCGCGAGATGCCGATCGAACTGGAACGCATCGAACATTTTTTTCCGGCCATCGAACAACTGGCCGGCGAATTTGCCGCGTTTCTAAAAACCCGCGATGCCACAACCTTAGGCATCACGCTGGAACTACTGCATCACGGCCGCCCGGCTACGTTTTTTGTATTGGATTTTCGCGCCGGCAACCGCAACCCTAAACACTGGTGCGACTTGCTGTACGAAAAACTCGAACGCTCACCGTTGCCGGCCCCGGTGCTGGCTATCACCCTACTCAGCGCAGCCATAGTGCCATTTCAGCCGGAACGCTTCAGCCTGTTCGACGACCACGAAAAACCGGACAGTGACGCCGAATGGCAAGCGGTTTTGGATCAGTTGCAGGCCAGACTGGGCCATCAAGCCTTGAAATTTCCCGGCGCGCAAGCCGACCATCGCCCGGAACGCGCCATGACCGTTGCACCAAACCAACTAACCGCCAATCCCGATTTAGCGCCCAGGCCTTTGTGGCTGCTAACTAATCCCGAACCGGTGCGGCTAAGCGGCCTTAGCCTGCTATCGTTGGCGGAACGCATCGAGTCCGGCTGGTGGGACGACCAGCCGATCCGCCGCGACTATCACAGCGCCCAAGATATTAGCGGCCGCCGGTTATGGATTTATCGAGATTTAAACGCCAAACAACAATGGTTTGTGCATGGCTTGTTCGGATGA
- the imuA gene encoding translesion DNA synthesis-associated protein ImuA has protein sequence MNATPLDQLLRTQTGIWRGLHSKNQNWRTIASGFAELDALLPGGGWPLGGVLEILSPCLGIGELSLLLPAMAYITQTKRWIAWIAPPQQVYAPALLQAGIDASYVLVVDCRQEADIPWSLEKLLRSGRCGMALAWPRRLSDHQIRRLQLAAEAGSALAVLFPKQRSGSGYTALRLEVRPAKTGLALQILKARGSLQRASLTLPL, from the coding sequence TTACGCACCCAGACCGGGATTTGGCGCGGATTGCATTCGAAAAATCAAAACTGGCGAACAATTGCCAGCGGTTTTGCCGAGTTGGATGCCTTGCTGCCCGGTGGCGGCTGGCCGCTGGGCGGCGTACTGGAAATTCTATCGCCCTGCTTGGGCATCGGCGAATTAAGCCTGTTGCTGCCGGCCATGGCCTACATAACTCAAACCAAGCGCTGGATAGCCTGGATCGCGCCGCCCCAGCAAGTCTATGCACCGGCCTTACTACAGGCAGGCATTGATGCAAGCTATGTTCTGGTAGTCGATTGCCGGCAAGAAGCGGACATTCCCTGGAGTCTGGAAAAACTGCTGCGTAGCGGCCGCTGCGGCATGGCCTTGGCCTGGCCACGCCGGCTCAGTGATCATCAAATCCGCCGCTTACAACTGGCCGCGGAAGCCGGCTCGGCGTTGGCAGTGCTATTTCCCAAACAGCGCAGCGGCAGCGGCTACACGGCATTGCGCTTGGAAGTCAGACCCGCGAAAACCGGCCTGGCATTACAGATTTTAAAGGCGCGCGGCAGTTTGCAACGTGCGTCTTTGACCTTGCCGCTGTAA